Proteins encoded in a region of the Drosophila sechellia strain sech25 chromosome 2L, ASM438219v1, whole genome shotgun sequence genome:
- the LOC6613183 gene encoding chromodomain-helicase-DNA-binding protein 1 isoform X2, with translation MSQALNESANSIGSDEQDDTREEANGTDHSGSGSGSGSSGSDSDSDSSSGNSSDGRSSPEPEDKSLSVAGFPPTAAAAQADSKTNGFTDDQEDSSSDGSSGSDSDSDAEGLSDQRNQSINNANTSSSLPKPEQNEEEDNETEAGQQQPASDASADESSDSSANVSPTSSSSSSEEEEEDYRPKRTRQARKPPTAAEKSKKAPAPKNKKKTWDSDESDESEDSDDEVSTAQKRKPATTTSRSKLTQQQQRRRVKPFSSEDSDDDDASKRCATRRKGAAVSYKEASEDEATDSEDLLEFEYDESQVATTAAAAEEEEKCETIERILAQRAGKRGCTGNQTTIYAIEENGFDPHAGFDEKQSSDAETESQFLIKWKGWSYIHNTWESEATLRDMKAKGMKKLDNFIKKEQEQACWRRYAGPEDIDYFECQLELQHELLKSYNNVDRIIAKGSKPDDGTEEYLCKWQSLPYAESTWEDAALVLRKWQRCAEQFNDRESSKCTPSRHCRVIKYRPKFSRIKNQPEFLSAGLTLRDYQMDGLNWLLHSWCKENSVILADEMGLGKTIQTICFLYSLFKIHHLYGPFLCVVPLSTMTAWQREFDVWAPDMNVVTYLGDIKSRELIQQYEWQFEGSKRLKFNCILTTYEIVLKDKQFLGTLQWAALLVDEAHRLKNDDSLLYKSLKEFDTNHRLLITGTPLQNSLKELWALLHFIMPDKFDTWENFEVQHGNAEDKGYTRLHQQLEPYILRRVKKDVEKSLPAKVEQILRVEMTSLQKQYYKWILTKNFDALRKGKRGSTSTFLNIVIELKKCCNHAALIRPSEFELMGLQQDEALQTLLKGSGKLVLLDKLLCRLKETGHRVLIFSQMVRMLDVLADYLQKRHFSFQRLDGSIKGEMRRQALDHFNAEGSQDFCFLLSTRAGGLGINLATADTVIIFDSDWNPQNDLQAQARAHRIGQKNQVNIYRLVTARSVEEQIVERAKQKMVLDHLVIQRMDTTGRTVLDKSGNGHSSNSNPFNKDDLSAILKFGAEELFKDEQEHDDDLVCDIDDILRRAETRNEDPEMPADDLLSAFKVASIAAFEEEPSDSVSKPDQNAAAEEDDSKDWDDIIPEGFRKAIDDQERAKEMEDLYLPPRRKTAANQNEGKRGVGKGGKGKQQADDSGGDSDYELGSDGSGDDGRPRKRGRPTMKEKITGFTDAELRRFIRSYKKFPAPLHRMEAIACDAELQEKPLAELKRVGEMLHDRCVQFLHEHKEEESKTAATDETPGAKQRRARATFSVKLGGVSFNAKKLLACEQELQPLNEIMPSMPEERQQWSFNIKTRAPVFDVEWGIEEDTKLLCGIYQYGIGSWEQMKLDPTLKLTDKILLNDTRKPQAKQLQTRAEYLLKIIKKNVELTKGGQRRQRRPRASRANDAKAASQSASSTTDGKPHDGEDAGGDARTAAESSNSQVDPSTASPHNALAAEQHGDPANKAKKSKARSKKTSASDNNGNKPMHFTANNEPRALEVLGDLDPSIFNECKEKMRPVKKALKALDQPDVSLSDQDQLQHTRDCLLQIGKQIDVCLNPYAETEKKEWRSNLWYFVSKFTELDAKRLFKIYKHALKQKAGGDGEAKGKDKDSSGSPAKSKRNGVTTEEKEKERDRSGGKKKKKDKDKERSGQSRYPETGTPGSGRYADSPLKRKRDENDADASSGLAGAPGAGIGDHLKSMSFKRLNMDRHEDRKKHHRGADYYGGSGLPMGSGSYEGGSNSRRQGPTSPSTPRKGRGGYDPPPAPSGYTPEMERWNSRERYSQDYKRDRYDGYARSGGGPGSYHRERDRRPDKRRYPSGLPPHPYSSHYLPPNYYGLPNGGVPVLPPPSSGYRSDPRGYPVMPRDYPADYRRSDYERRTQT, from the exons ATGAGCCAG GCACTCAATGAATCGGCGAATAGTATTGGCTCAGACGAACAAGATGACACTCGGGAAGAGGCCAATGGCACCGACCACAGTGGCAGTGGAAGCGGTAGTGGCTCCTCCGGCTCAGACTCAGATTCAGACAGCTCCTCGGGCAACTCTAGCGATGGACGTAGTTCCCCAGAACCCGAGGACAAATCGTTATCGGTGGCAGGGTTTCCACCGACAGCCGCTGCTGCCCAGGCGGACAGCAAGACGAACGGGTTCACTGATGACCAGGAGGACAGCTCCAGCGACGGGTCCAGTGGCAGTGATTCCGATTCAGACGCCGAGGGCCTATCAGATCAAAGGAACCAGAGCATCAACAATGCCAACACAAGCAGCAGTTTGCCTAAGCCGGAGCAGAATGAGGAGGAGGACAATGAGACTGAGGCTGGTCagcagcagccagccagcgaTGCCTCTGCCGATGAATCCAGTGATAGTTCTGCCAATGTCTCACCCACATCCTCCAGCAGCAGTAGT gaggaggaagaggaggacTATAGACCCAAGCGGACGCGCCAGGCGCGCAAGCCAccgactgctgctgagaagTCCAAAAAAGCTCCAGCACCCAAGAACAAGAAGAAAAC CTGGGACTCGGACGAAAGCGATGAAAGCGAGGACAGTGATGACGAGGTGTCCACCGCCCAAAAGCGCAAACCGGCAACAACTACCTCTCGCAGCAAACTcacacagcaacagcagcggcgaAGGGTGAAGCCCTTTAGTTCCGAGGACAGTGATGATGACGACGCTAGCAAACG CTGCGCTACTCGTCGCAAGGGTGCTGCCGTTAGCTACAAGGAGGCCTCGGAGGACGAAGCCACCGACTCCGAGGATCTGCTGGAGTTTGAGTACGATGAAAGCCAGGTAGCCACCACTGCCGCTGCGGCCGAGGAGGAAGAAAAGTGCGAAACCATAGAGCGTATCCTGGCGCAGCGTGCTGGGAAGAGGGGATGCACGGGCAATCAGACAACGATCTATGCAATTGAGGAAAACGGCTTCGATCCACATGCTGGATTTGATGAAAAGCAAAGTTCAGACGCGGAGACCGAGTCCCAGTTCCTGATAAAGTGGAAGGGCTGGTCGTACATCCACAACACCTGGGAATCTGAAGCTACCCTGCGTGATATGAAGGCCAAGGGCATGAAGAAGCTGGATAACTTCATCAAAAAGGAGCAGGAACAGGCCTGCTGGCGCCGATACGCTGGCCCCGAGGACATCGACTACTTCGAGTGTCAGCTGGAACTGCAGCACGAGCTGCTAAAGTCGTACAACAACGTGGACCGCATCATTGCCAAGGGCTCTAAGCCAGACGACGGCACCGAGGAGTATCTGTGTAAATGGCAGTCGCTCCCGTACGCCGAGTCCACATGGGAGGATGCCGCCCTGGTGCTTCGCAAGTGGCAACGCTGCGCAGAGCAATTCAACGACCGCGAGTCCTCCAAATGCACTCCCTCCCGCCACTGCAGAGTGATCAAGTATCGCCCCAAGTTCTCTCGAATAAAGAATCAGCCGGAATTTCTGTCGGCGGGCCTAACTCTTAGGGATTACCAAATGGACGGCCTGAACTGGCTGCTGCACTCATGGTGCAAGGAGAACTCGGTGATCCTGGCCGACGAGATGGGCCTCGGCAAGACCATCCAAACTATTTGCTTCCTGTACTCGCTGTTCAAGATCCATCACCTGTACGGCCCGTTCCTGTGCGTGGTGCCACTTAGCACAATGACGGCCTGGCAGCGGGAGTTCGACGTGTGGGCGCCGGACATGAATGTAGTCACGTACCTCGGAGACATTAAATCCCGCGAGCTCATTCAACAGTACGAATGGCAGTTTGAGGGCTCCAAGCggcttaaatttaattgcattctCACAACGTACGAAATTGTGCTCAAGGATAAGCAATTTCTGGGCACGCTTCAGTGGGCTGCGCTCCTGGTGGACGAGGCGCATCGTCTTAAGAACGACGACTCACTGCTCTACAAGTCGCTGAAGGAGTTCGACACTAACCATCGACTGCTCATAACAGGTACCCCGCTGCAGAACTCGCTGAAGGAGCTCTGGGCTTTGCTGCACTTCATCATGCCGGATAAGTTTGACACGTGGGAGAATTTTGAGGTGCAGCATGGCAATGCGGAGGACAAGGGATACACTCGGTTGCATCAGCAGCTGGAGCCGTATATTCTTCGGAGAGTGAAGAAGGATGTGGAGAAATCGCTGCCGGCTAAAGTGGAGCAGATCCTGCGAGTCGAGATGACTTCGCTGCAGAAACAGTACTACAAGTGGATCCTCACTAAAAACTTTGACGCACTGCGCAAGGGAAAGCGCGGCAGTACGTCCACTTTCCTCAACATAGTCATCGAGCTGAAGAAGTGCTGCAACCACGCGGCTCTCATCCGACCCTCCGAGTTTGAGCTTATGGGTCTGCAGCAGGATGAGGCATTGCAAACTCTTCTTAAGGGATCCGGAAAGCTTGTGCTGCTCGATAAGCTACTCTGCCGACTGAAAGAGACGGGCCACCGCGTGCTGATTTTTTCCCAAATGGTGCGCATGCTGGACGTGCTGGCTGACTATCTGCAGAAGCGTCACTTCTCTTTTCAGCGCCTCGACGGCAGCATAAAGGGAGAGATGAGGCGCCAGGCTCTGGATCACTTCAATGCAGAGGGCAGCCAGGACTTTTGCTTCCTGTTGTCGACAAGGGCTGGTGGATTGGGTATTAATTTGGCCACAGCCGATACGGTGATTATCTTTGACTCCGACTGGAACCCTCAAAACGATTTACAGGCGCAGGCGAGAGCGCATCGAATCGGTCAGAAAAACCAGGTTAACATTTATCGCCTGGTCACTGCCCGGTCGGTGGAGGAACAGATCGTGGAGAGGGCCAAACAGAAAATGGTACTGGACCACCTGGTCATTCAGCGGATGGACACTACAGGACGCACTGTTCTGGATAAGAGCGGCAACGGGCACTCGTCTAACTCGAATCCGTTCAATAAGGACGATCTTTCTGCTATCTTGAAGTTTGGTGCAGAGGAGCTGTTCAAGGACGAACAGGAGCATGACGACGACTTGGTTTGTGACATTGATGATATCCTGCGCAGGGCGGAGACCCGCAACGAAGACCCGGAAATGCCAGCAGACGACTTGTTGTCCGCCTTCAAAGTGGCCAGCATAGCTGCTTTCGAAGAGGAGCCGAGCGATTCAGTTAGCAAACCGGACCAAAACGCCGCCGCCGAGGAGGATGACAGTAAGGACTGGGACGACATCATTCCGGAGGGCTTCCGTAAAGCAATCGACGATCAGGAGCGAGCCAAGGAGATGGAAGATCTCTACTTGCCACCCCGGAGGAAAACTGCCGCTAACCAAAACGAAGGGAAGCGCGGAGTCGGCAAGGGGGGCAAGGGGAAACAGCAGGCAGACGACTCCGGCGGCGATTCGGACTACGAGCTGGGCTCCGACGGCAGTGGTGACGATGGACGACCTCGCAAGCGCGGGCGGCCTACCATGAAGGAGAAGATCACCGGATTCACGGATGCGGAGTTGCGTCGCTTCATTCGCAGTTACAAAAAGTTTCCCGCTCCTCTCCACCGCATGGAGGCCATCGCATGTGATGCTGAGCTGCAGGAAAAGCCACTGGCGGAACTGAAGCGCGTCGGAGAGATGCTGCATGACCGCTGCGTTCAGTTTCTGCACGAGCACAAGGAGGAAGAGAGTAAGACTGCGGCGACGGATGAGACGCCGGGCGCCAAGCAGCGCCGCGCACGCGCCACCTTCTCCGTGAAGCTGGGTGGCGTCTCCTTTAATGCCAAAAAGCTGCTGGCCTGCGAACAGGAGCTTCAGCCGCTCAATGAGATCATGCCCAGCATGCCCGAAGAGCGCCAGCAATGGAGCTTCAATATCAAGACACGCGCCCCGGTCTTCGATGTAGAATGGGGCATCGAGGAGGACACGAAGCTACTGTGCGGCATTTACCAGTACGGCATTGGATCCTGGGAGCAGATGAAGCTAGATCCCACGCTCAAACTGACCGACAAGATTTTGCTAAACGACACGCGCAAGCCCCAGGCCAAACAGCTGCAGACGCGTGCCGAGTACCTGCTCAAGATCATCAAGAAGAACGTGGAACTGACCAAGGGAGGACAACGCCGACAACGGCGCCCCAGAGCATCGCGAGCCAACGATGCCAAGGCGGCAAGTCAGTCTGCTAGTTCGACCACCGATGGTAAGCCGCACGATGGCGAGGACGCTGGTGGCGATGCACGCACCGCCGCCGAAAGCAGTAACAGTCAAGTAGATCCATCTACCGCGTCGCCGCACAATGCTCTAGCTGCGGAACAGCACGGTGACCCTGCgaacaaagccaaaaaatCCAAGGCTCGCTCGAAGAAAACCAGCGCATCGgacaacaacggcaacaagcCGATGCACTTTACGGCGAACAATGAACCAAGGGCTTTGGAGGTACTGGGCGACCTAGATCCCAGCATATTTAACGAGTGCAAGGAAAAGATGCGGCCGGTGAAGAAGGCCTTAAAGGCGCTGGACCAGCCGGATGTCAGTCTTTCCGACCAGGATCAGCTGCAGCACACTAGGGATTGCCTGCTTCAAATTGGCAAGCAGATCGATGTTTGCCTCAATCCCTACGCCGAGACAGAGAAAAAGGAATGGCGCAGTAACCTTTGGTACTTTGTGTCCAAGTTCACTGAGCTGGATGCCAAGCGCCTCTTCAAGATTTACAAGCACGCACTAAAGCAGAAAGCGGGCGGCGATGGGGAGGCGAAGGGAAAAGACAAGGACTCTTCAGGAAGTCCGGCCAAGTCTAAACGCAACGGCGTGACTACCgaagaaaaggaaaaggagCGCGACAGGAGTGGGggcaaaaagaagaaaaaggaCAAGGACAAGGAACGCAGTGGACAGTCGCGGTATCCGGAAACGGGTACACCCGGCTCGGGTCGTTACGCAGACTCTCCCCTAAAGCGTAAGCGGGATGAGAACGACGCTGATGCAAGCAGTGGACTAGCAGGTGCCCCCGGCGCAGGCATCGGCGACCACCTCAAATCCATGTCCTTCAAGCGGCTGAACATGGACCGCCACGAGGACCGTAAGAAGCACCATCGCGGTGCCGACTACTACGGTGGCAGTGGCCTACCCATGGGAAGTGGTAGCTACGAGGGCGGCAGCAATTCCCGGCGCCAGGGCCCCACCTCCCCATCCACACCCCGTAAAGGCCGGGGCGGCTACGATCCACCGCCCGCGCCATCCGGCTACACGCCGGAAATGGAGCGGTGGAATTCCCGCGAAAG ATATAGCCAGGATTACAAACGGGATCGCTACGATGGATATGCGCGCAGTGGAGGAGGTCCAGGCAGCTATCATCGCGAACGCGACCGTCGTCCAGACAAGCGCAG ATATCCATCTGGCTTGCCACCGCATCCTTACTCAAGCCACTACCTGCCGCCCAATTACTATGGATTGCCGAATGGAGGCGTTCCAGTCCTGCCGCCACCGTCGTCCGGCTACCGCAGTGACCCACGCGGATATCCGGTCATGCCGCGAGACTATCCTGCCGACTACAGACGCAGCGACTACGAGCGGCGCACACAGACCTGA